One stretch of Vulpes lagopus strain Blue_001 chromosome 12, ASM1834538v1, whole genome shotgun sequence DNA includes these proteins:
- the CDK3 gene encoding cyclin-dependent kinase 3 isoform X3, translating to MTQSRMTLRAQHGSDEHQILVCTKLVEPFQAQVDSLYLVLGELEHQDGGSVVKARVLTCVEGMNLPLLEQAVREQRSSAAMDVFQKVEKIGEGTYGVVYKAKNKETGQLVALKKIRLDLETEGVPSTAIREISLLKELKHPNIVRLLDVVHSEKKLYLVFEFLSQDLKKYMDSAPASELPLHLVKVARAGAEGPGAPTGRRRSGSVAAARQSYLFQLLQGVSFCHSHRVIHRDLKPQNLLINELGAIKLADFGLARAFGVPLRTYTHEVVTLWYRAPEILLGTKFYSTAVDVWSIGCIFAEMVTRRALFPGDSEIDQLFRIFRTLGTPSEATWPGVTQLPDYKGSFPKWTRKGLEEIVPSLEPEGKDLLMQLLQYDPSQRISAKAALVHPYFSSAETSPAPHQCVLERFCR from the exons ATGACCCAATCCCGAATGACCCTGCGAGCTCAGCATGGATCTGACGAGCACCAGATCCTGGTCTGCACCAAGCTAGTGGAGCCGTTCCAAGCCCAGGTGGACTCCCTGTACCTTGTCCTTGGGGAACTCGAACACCAAG ACGGAGGCTCCGTGGTGAAGGCCCGGGTGCTGACTTGTGTGGAAGGAATGAACCTGCCCTTGTTAGAACAAGCCGTGCGGGAGCAGAGGAG CTCTGCGGCCATGGATGTGTTCCAGAAGGTAGAGAAGATCGGAGAGGGCACCTATGGGGTGGTGTATAAGGCCAAGAACAAGGAGACGGGGCAGCTTGTGGCCCTCAAGAAGATCAGGCTGGATCT GGAAACCGAGGGAGTCCCGAGCACCGCCATCAGGGAGATCTCCCTGCTCAAAGAGCTTAAGCACCCCAACATCGTCAG GCTGCTGGACGTGGTGCACAGCGAGAAGAAGCTTTACCTGGTGTTTGAGTTCCTCAGCCAGGACCTGAAGAAGTACATGGACTCGGCGCCGGCCTCCGAGCTGCCCCTGCACCTGGTCAAGGTAGCGAGGGCGGGTGCGGAGGGCCCGGGCGCGCCCACCGGCCGCCGTCGCTCAGGCAGCGTCGCCGCGGCTCGGCAGAGCTACCTCTTCCAGCTGCTGCAGGGGGTGAGCTTCTGCCACTCTCATCGGGTCATCCACCGAGACCTGAAGCCCCAGAACCTGCTCATCAACGAGCTGGGGGCCATCAAGCTGGCCGACTTCGGACTGGCTCGAGCCTTCGGGGTGCCCCTGCGCACCTACACCCACGAG GTGGTGACACTCTGGTATCGCGCCCCTGAGATCCTCTTGGGCACCAAGTTCTATTCCACAGCTGTGGACGTCTGGAGCATTGGTTGCATCTTTGCCGAGATG GTGACCCGCAGAGCCCTGTTTCCTGGTGACTCTGAGATTGACCAGCTCTTTCGAATCTTTCGGACCCTGGGGACACCCAGTGAAGCCACGTGGCCAGGGGTCACCCAGCTGCCTGACTATAAGGGCAGTTTCCCCAAGTGGACCAGGAAGGGGCTGGAGGAGATTGTGCCCAGTCTGGAACCAGAGGGCAAGGACCTGCTCATG CAACTCCTGCAGTACGACCCCAGCCAGCGGATCTCAGCCAAGGCTGCCCTTGTGCACCCCTACTTCTCATCTGCCGAgacctccccagctccccaccagTGTGTGCTGGAGCGTTTCTGCCGATGA
- the CDK3 gene encoding cyclin-dependent kinase 3 isoform X2 has product MLPKPGIYYFPWEVSAGQVPDGGALRTFGRLCLYDMTQSRMTLRAQHGSDEHQILVCTKLVEPFQAQVDSLYLVLGELEHQDGGSVVKARVLTCVEGMNLPLLEQAVREQRSSAAMDVFQKVEKIGEGTYGVVYKAKNKETGQLVALKKIRLDLETEGVPSTAIREISLLKELKHPNIVRLLDVVHSEKKLYLVFEFLSQDLKKYMDSAPASELPLHLVKSYLFQLLQGVSFCHSHRVIHRDLKPQNLLINELGAIKLADFGLARAFGVPLRTYTHEVVTLWYRAPEILLGTKFYSTAVDVWSIGCIFAEMVTRRALFPGDSEIDQLFRIFRTLGTPSEATWPGVTQLPDYKGSFPKWTRKGLEEIVPSLEPEGKDLLMQLLQYDPSQRISAKAALVHPYFSSAETSPAPHQCVLERFCR; this is encoded by the exons ATGCTGCCCAAACCTGGGATCTATtacttcccctgggaagtcagTGCTGGCCAAGTTCCCGATGGGGGCGCGCTGAGAACATTCGGCAG GTTGTGCCTCTATGACATGACCCAATCCCGAATGACCCTGCGAGCTCAGCATGGATCTGACGAGCACCAGATCCTGGTCTGCACCAAGCTAGTGGAGCCGTTCCAAGCCCAGGTGGACTCCCTGTACCTTGTCCTTGGGGAACTCGAACACCAAG ACGGAGGCTCCGTGGTGAAGGCCCGGGTGCTGACTTGTGTGGAAGGAATGAACCTGCCCTTGTTAGAACAAGCCGTGCGGGAGCAGAGGAG CTCTGCGGCCATGGATGTGTTCCAGAAGGTAGAGAAGATCGGAGAGGGCACCTATGGGGTGGTGTATAAGGCCAAGAACAAGGAGACGGGGCAGCTTGTGGCCCTCAAGAAGATCAGGCTGGATCT GGAAACCGAGGGAGTCCCGAGCACCGCCATCAGGGAGATCTCCCTGCTCAAAGAGCTTAAGCACCCCAACATCGTCAG GCTGCTGGACGTGGTGCACAGCGAGAAGAAGCTTTACCTGGTGTTTGAGTTCCTCAGCCAGGACCTGAAGAAGTACATGGACTCGGCGCCGGCCTCCGAGCTGCCCCTGCACCTGGTCAAG AGCTACCTCTTCCAGCTGCTGCAGGGGGTGAGCTTCTGCCACTCTCATCGGGTCATCCACCGAGACCTGAAGCCCCAGAACCTGCTCATCAACGAGCTGGGGGCCATCAAGCTGGCCGACTTCGGACTGGCTCGAGCCTTCGGGGTGCCCCTGCGCACCTACACCCACGAG GTGGTGACACTCTGGTATCGCGCCCCTGAGATCCTCTTGGGCACCAAGTTCTATTCCACAGCTGTGGACGTCTGGAGCATTGGTTGCATCTTTGCCGAGATG GTGACCCGCAGAGCCCTGTTTCCTGGTGACTCTGAGATTGACCAGCTCTTTCGAATCTTTCGGACCCTGGGGACACCCAGTGAAGCCACGTGGCCAGGGGTCACCCAGCTGCCTGACTATAAGGGCAGTTTCCCCAAGTGGACCAGGAAGGGGCTGGAGGAGATTGTGCCCAGTCTGGAACCAGAGGGCAAGGACCTGCTCATG CAACTCCTGCAGTACGACCCCAGCCAGCGGATCTCAGCCAAGGCTGCCCTTGTGCACCCCTACTTCTCATCTGCCGAgacctccccagctccccaccagTGTGTGCTGGAGCGTTTCTGCCGATGA
- the CDK3 gene encoding cyclin-dependent kinase 3 isoform X1 — MLPKPGIYYFPWEVSAGQVPDGGALRTFGRLCLYDMTQSRMTLRAQHGSDEHQILVCTKLVEPFQAQVDSLYLVLGELEHQDGGSVVKARVLTCVEGMNLPLLEQAVREQRSSAAMDVFQKVEKIGEGTYGVVYKAKNKETGQLVALKKIRLDLETEGVPSTAIREISLLKELKHPNIVRLLDVVHSEKKLYLVFEFLSQDLKKYMDSAPASELPLHLVKVARAGAEGPGAPTGRRRSGSVAAARQSYLFQLLQGVSFCHSHRVIHRDLKPQNLLINELGAIKLADFGLARAFGVPLRTYTHEVVTLWYRAPEILLGTKFYSTAVDVWSIGCIFAEMVTRRALFPGDSEIDQLFRIFRTLGTPSEATWPGVTQLPDYKGSFPKWTRKGLEEIVPSLEPEGKDLLMQLLQYDPSQRISAKAALVHPYFSSAETSPAPHQCVLERFCR; from the exons ATGCTGCCCAAACCTGGGATCTATtacttcccctgggaagtcagTGCTGGCCAAGTTCCCGATGGGGGCGCGCTGAGAACATTCGGCAG GTTGTGCCTCTATGACATGACCCAATCCCGAATGACCCTGCGAGCTCAGCATGGATCTGACGAGCACCAGATCCTGGTCTGCACCAAGCTAGTGGAGCCGTTCCAAGCCCAGGTGGACTCCCTGTACCTTGTCCTTGGGGAACTCGAACACCAAG ACGGAGGCTCCGTGGTGAAGGCCCGGGTGCTGACTTGTGTGGAAGGAATGAACCTGCCCTTGTTAGAACAAGCCGTGCGGGAGCAGAGGAG CTCTGCGGCCATGGATGTGTTCCAGAAGGTAGAGAAGATCGGAGAGGGCACCTATGGGGTGGTGTATAAGGCCAAGAACAAGGAGACGGGGCAGCTTGTGGCCCTCAAGAAGATCAGGCTGGATCT GGAAACCGAGGGAGTCCCGAGCACCGCCATCAGGGAGATCTCCCTGCTCAAAGAGCTTAAGCACCCCAACATCGTCAG GCTGCTGGACGTGGTGCACAGCGAGAAGAAGCTTTACCTGGTGTTTGAGTTCCTCAGCCAGGACCTGAAGAAGTACATGGACTCGGCGCCGGCCTCCGAGCTGCCCCTGCACCTGGTCAAGGTAGCGAGGGCGGGTGCGGAGGGCCCGGGCGCGCCCACCGGCCGCCGTCGCTCAGGCAGCGTCGCCGCGGCTCGGCAGAGCTACCTCTTCCAGCTGCTGCAGGGGGTGAGCTTCTGCCACTCTCATCGGGTCATCCACCGAGACCTGAAGCCCCAGAACCTGCTCATCAACGAGCTGGGGGCCATCAAGCTGGCCGACTTCGGACTGGCTCGAGCCTTCGGGGTGCCCCTGCGCACCTACACCCACGAG GTGGTGACACTCTGGTATCGCGCCCCTGAGATCCTCTTGGGCACCAAGTTCTATTCCACAGCTGTGGACGTCTGGAGCATTGGTTGCATCTTTGCCGAGATG GTGACCCGCAGAGCCCTGTTTCCTGGTGACTCTGAGATTGACCAGCTCTTTCGAATCTTTCGGACCCTGGGGACACCCAGTGAAGCCACGTGGCCAGGGGTCACCCAGCTGCCTGACTATAAGGGCAGTTTCCCCAAGTGGACCAGGAAGGGGCTGGAGGAGATTGTGCCCAGTCTGGAACCAGAGGGCAAGGACCTGCTCATG CAACTCCTGCAGTACGACCCCAGCCAGCGGATCTCAGCCAAGGCTGCCCTTGTGCACCCCTACTTCTCATCTGCCGAgacctccccagctccccaccagTGTGTGCTGGAGCGTTTCTGCCGATGA